The Struthio camelus isolate bStrCam1 chromosome 14, bStrCam1.hap1, whole genome shotgun sequence genome has a window encoding:
- the TNNC1 gene encoding troponin C, slow skeletal and cardiac muscles, which yields MDDIYKAAVEQLTEEQKNEFKAAFDIFVLGAEDGCISTKELGKVMRMLGQNPTPEELQEMIDEVDEDGSGTVDFDEFLVMMVRCMKDDSKGKSEEELSDLFRMFDKNADGYIDLEELKIMLQATGETITEDDIEELMKDGDKNNDGKIDYDEFLEFMKGVE from the exons ATGGATGACATCTACAAGGCAGCG GTTGAGCAGCtgacagaagaacaaaaaaatg agTTCAAGGCTGCTTTTGACATCTTTGTGCTGGGGGCAGAGGACGGCTGCATCAGCACCAAGGAGCTGGGGAAGGTGATGAGGATGCTGGGGCAGAACCCCACcccggaggagctgcaggagatgATAGACGAGGTGGATGAAGACG GCAGCGGCACCGTAGACTTTGATGAGTTCCTAGTTATGATGGTCCGATGCATGAAAGATGACAGCAAAGGAAAATCCGAAGAGGAACTCTCCGATCTCTTCAGGATGTTTGACAA AAATGCTGATGGCTACATTGACCTCGAGGAACTGAAGATCATGCTGCAGGCAACAGGGGAGACCATCACAGAGGATGACATAGAAGAACTGATGAAAGATGGGGATAAAAACAACGACGGCAAGATCGACTATGACG AGTTCCTGGAGTTTATGAAGGGCGTTGAATAA